One genomic window of Stigmatopora nigra isolate UIUO_SnigA chromosome 13, RoL_Snig_1.1, whole genome shotgun sequence includes the following:
- the lbh gene encoding protein LBH, translating to MTEVMITSTPMEDMRLSPTKDRLSFQIFPDPSDFERCCKLKDRLPSIVVEPTDGEVESGELRWPPEEFLVRNDDHDDDEPNHNGVQNGQAIVNSQC from the exons ATGACTGAGGTAATGATCACCAGCACCCCCATGGAGGACATGAGGCTCAGTCCCACCAAGGACAGACTTTCCTTCCAG ATCTTCCCCGACCCGTCCGACTTTGAGCGCTGCTGCAAGCTCAAAGACCGCCTGCCTTCCATCGTAGTCGAACCCACGGACGGCGAGGTGGAGAGCGGCGAGCTCCGCTGGCCACCTGAGGAGTTTCTGGTGAGGAATGATGACCATGACGACGACGAGCCCAACCACAATGGCGTCCAAAACGGCCAAGCCATTGTCAATTCCCAGTGTTAG